A region from the Lycium barbarum isolate Lr01 chromosome 8, ASM1917538v2, whole genome shotgun sequence genome encodes:
- the LOC132606905 gene encoding small ribosomal subunit protein uS12: MGKTRGMGAGRKLKSHRRRQRWADKSYKKSHLGNEWKKPFAGSSHAKGIVLEKIGIEAKQPNSAIRKCARVQLIKNGKKIAAFVPNDGCLNYIEENDEVLIAGFGRKGHAVGDIPGVRFKVVKVSGVSLLALFKEKKEKPRS, translated from the exons ATGGG GAAGACACGTGGTATGGGAGCTGGACGCAAGCTGAAGTCCCACCGCAGAAGGCAAAGGTGGGCTGACAAGTCCTACAAGAAGTCCCATCTTGGGAATGAATGGAAGAAGCCATTTGCTGGGTCATCCCATGCCAAAGGCATTGTGCTTGAGAAGAT AGGTATTGAAGCTAAGCAGCCGAATTCTGCTATTCGTAAATGTGCTAGGGTTCAACTCATCAAAAATGGGAAGAAGATTGCTGCCTTTGTTCCCAATGATGGTTGTTTGAACTACATTGAAGAAAAT GATGAGGTGTTGATCGCTGGATTTGGTCGTAAGGGACACGCCGTGGGAGATATTCCTGGTGTCAGGTTCAAGGTTGTGAAGGTTTCTGGTGTCTCTCTCCTTGCTCTCTTCAAGGAGAAGAAAGAGAAACCAAGATCTTAA
- the LOC132608218 gene encoding uncharacterized protein LOC132608218 gives MNSSLIWNIRSVNTQQAFERVVLLHRQKHFNYVALLEPFQHVRHIDMYKLWLNMGTSWHNVNGKIWIFVDAEIQVEIMRDTEQLLSCRFTHLGDGQELVLTVVYASTDRSGRIALWKDLYDMSSHITIPWLVGGDFNVITDDIEKFGGLPVQFAETEEFRQCIDICQLMDLGFTGSMFTWWNGRSDEGCIFKRLDRCLGNQALQNCFPNLEVEHLIKQGSDHSPLLVNMRADSRPIRKSFRFLNFWVEHESFLDVIKENWVESYGSDPFFNFHNKLKKVGRALSKWSRDTYGDIFKQIATLEEVVQVHEQEFEQNPTGLNRERLQRVQADLIRFYAIEENFWRQKTGMQWFQDGDRNTKFFHAHVNGKRRKLQLQRIQDHTGTWLDTEEEIAQEAIRFFSDQFKEENIPTDFSMLDKIPKMVTEEQNQQLYEMPDEAEVKRVVFGLNGDSAGGPDGFTGRFFQACWEIIANDLVTMVRSFFCGHELLSKVISRITHKRMIYLLPEIISPQQSGFVKGRSIVENILLAQEIVHDIRIREKPANVVIKLNMEKAYDKSVRLVMKTLSNYDTVSGQKINKQQSAVMETLGM, from the exons ATGAATAGCTCATTAATATGGAATATAAGGTCTGTAAACACTCAACAGGCCTTTGAGAGGGTAGTACTATTGCATAGACAGAAACATTTTAATTATGTTGCCTTACTAGAGCCTTTCCAGCATGTTAGACATATTGACATGTACAAATTGTGGTTAAATATGGGGACATCATGGCATAATGTGAATGGGAAGATTTGGATTTTTGTGGATGcagaaattcaagtagaaataatGAGAGATACAGAACAACTGTTATCTTGTAGATTCACTCATTTGGGTGATGGGCAAGAGTTGGTGCTTACAGTTGTTTATGCGAGTACTGATAGAAGTGGGAGAATAGCTCTATGGAAGGATCTATATGACATGTCTTCACACATCACCATCCCATGGCTTGTGGgtggggattttaatgtcattacagATGACATTGAGAAATTTGGGGGTCTTCCTGTACAGTTTGCAGAAACAGAGGAGTTTAGACAATGTATAGACATTTGCCAACTGATGGATCTTGGTTTTACTGGAAGTAtgttcacatggtggaatgggagatcTGATGAGGGTTGTATATTTAAAAGACTGGACAGATGTTTGGGAAATCAGGCTCTGCAGAATTGTTTTCCTAATTTGGAGGTAGAGCATCTCATTAAACAAGGTTCTGACCACTCCCCTTTGCTGGTAAATATGAGAGCAGATAGTAGACCAATTAGGAAATCTTTcaggtttcttaatttttgggtggAGCATGAATCTTTTCTAGATGTAATCAAAGAAAATTGGGTGGAATCTTATGGCTCAGACCCCTTTTTTAACTTTCATAATAAGTTAAAAAAGGTGGGAAGAGCTCTCTCTAAGTGGAGTAGGGACACTTATggtgatatcttcaagcaaatTGCAACTCTGGAGGAAGTGGTGCAGGTGCATGAGCAGGAATTTGAACAGAATCCTACAGGGCTTAACAGGGAAAGGCTACAAAGGGTACAAGCTGATCTGATCAGGTTTTATGCTATTGAAGAAAACTTTTGGAGACAAAAAACAGGGATGCAGTGGTTTCAGGATGGAGATAGGAACACAAAATTCTTTCATGCTCATGTCAAtggaaagagaagaaagctacaATTACAGAGAATTCAAGATCATACAGGTACATGGTTGGACACTGAAGAGGAGATTGCGCAGGAAGCAATCAGATTTTTCTCAGACCAATTCAAAGAGGAAAATATCCCTACAGATTTCTCCATGCTTGATAAGATTCCTAAAATGGTTACAgaagaacaaaatcaacaactctATGAAATGCCAGATGAAGCAGAGGTGAAAAGAGTAGTTTTTGGTTTAAATGGAGACAGTGCAGGGGGTCCTGATGGTTTCACAGGAAGATTTTTCCAAGCTTGTTGGGAAATTATTGCAAATGACTTGGTGACCATGGTGAGATCATTcttctgtgggcatgaactcctaag CAAAGTTATCTCAAGAATcactcataaaagaatgataTATCTGCTGCCTGAGATCATTTCACCTCAGCAATCAGGATTTGTTAAAGGCAGGAGTATTGTAGAAAACATTCTGTTGGCTCAGGAAATTGTACATGATATTAGGATTAGAGAAAAGCCTGCAAATGTTGTCATTAAGCTTAACatggaaaaggcttatgacaag TCTGTGAGATTAGTGATGAAGACTTTGAGTAATTATGATACGGTGAGTGGTCAGAAGATCAACAAGCAGCAAAGTGCTgttatggagacgctggggatgtag
- the LOC132606903 gene encoding interactor of constitutive active ROPs 2, chloroplastic-like, with amino-acid sequence MQTPKSRNVTVEVPQRTSPTAPKTARKLKTPGSDAPTRTPKERSPKVVVRRSPRSPALEKKNPTRDSDLETQFAQLQEELKKVKDQLNSSESLKRRAQLEAEEAKKQLKAMSDQLEESEKQLLELSDSEEARILELRKLSQDRDRAWESELEAVQKQNEFNSAALASAMNEIQKLKIQLDRVADSEAKQARHAESANAEIQSLRGELMETLTLVEQMKNQLNDSKESEACALEEVSKAQMQLEAAKMTEDTLRSEGLKAMEACRSLSLELEQSINRVATLEELVSELQSAHQGIENTKENGANLEAEELKTELSNLQVEVSQLRAALEVSETRYQEEYIQSTLQIRSAYELVEQSKSESIRKEAEWKAKLDAAKVDLEELKEKLMSKEATLRNISDENKDAIVVVRESESTLADMRARLFDKEMELQNIKEENETLKSEMKMRETEGCKVNDETLALAEAARIAEKEALMKLGHLTEEADNSIRKAARVTEQLDAAQNANSEMEAELRRLKVQSDQWRKAAEAAAAILSSGNNGKYVDSPLSEDTDDDSPKKKNGNMLKKIGVLLKKGQK; translated from the exons ATGCAGACACCAAAATCCAG GAATGTTACGGTGGAGGTGCCACAAAGGACGTCTCCTACAGCTCCAAAGACAGCCCGAAAGCTCAAAACTCCAGGGTCAGATGCTCCTACCAGGACACCAAAAGAAAGGAGTCCCAAAGTTGTTGTTCGTCGTTCTCCACGAAGTCCAGCATTAGAG AAGAAGAATCCAACCagagattctgacttggaaacTCAGTTTGCTCAACTTCAAGAAGAGCTGAAGAAGGTAAAGGATCAGCTCAATTCATCCGAATCATTAAAGAGACGGGCTCAACTAGAGGCTGAGGAAGCTAAGAAGCAGCTAAAAGCCATGTCAGATCAGCTTGAGGAGTCCGAGAAACAACTACTCGAACTCTCAGATTCTGAAGAAGCTCGGATCCTGGAGCTACGCAAGCTCTCACAGGATCGAGATCGAGCATGGGAATCCGAACTTGAGGCTGTCCAAAAGCAGAATGAATTCAACTCTGCTGCCTTGGCTTCTGCAATGAATGAAATCCAGAAGCTTAAAATTCAGCTGGATAGAGTGGCTGATTCTGAAGCCAAACAAGCTCGCCATGCTGAATCAGCTAATGCGGAGATTCAAAGCCTAAGGGGAGAACTAATGGAAACGCTTACTTTGGTCGAACAAATGAAAAACCAGCTAAACGATAGCAAAGAATCCGAGGCTTGCGCACTTGAAGAAGTGAGTAAAGCACAGATGCAGCTGGAAGCGGCGAAGATGACCGAGGATACTCTACGTTCTGAAGGTCTGAAAGCAATGGAGGCTTGCAG GTCCTTGTCGTTGGAGCTAGAACAATCTATCAATCGAGTAGCTACATTGGAGGAACTTGTCAGCGAACTCCAAAGCGCTCATCAAGGTATTGAAAACACGAAAGAAAATGGAGCTAATTTGGAAGCCGAGGAACTCAAAACTGAGCTTAGTAATCTACAAGTTGAGGTAAGTCAACTAAGAGCTGCATTGGAGGTTTCAGAGACAAGATATCAGGAAGAATATATCCAGAGCACTTTGCAGATTAGAAGTGCTTATGAGCTAGTTGAACAATCAAAATCTGAATCAATTCGAAAAGAGGCTGAATGGAAGGCAAAGTTAGACGCTGCAAAAGTCGATCTGGAAGAGTTAAAGGAGAAATTAATGAGCAAAGAAGCTACGCTACGGAACATTTCAGACGAAAATAAGGATGCTATAGTTGTAGTGAGGGAATCAGAGTCAACTTTGGCAGATATGAGGGCGCGTTTATTCGACAAAGAGATGGAGCTGCAGAATATTAAGGAGGAAAACGAGACGCTGAAGTCAGAAATGAAGATGAGGGAAACCGAGGGTTGCAAAGTGAACGATGAAACTCTTGCCTTGGCAGAGGCCGCAAGAATTGCAGAAAAAGAGGCCTTGATGAAGTTAGGTCATTTGACTGAGGAAGCGGATAATAGTATCAGAAAGGCAGCACGTGTCACTGAGCAATTGGATGCAGCACAGAATGCCAACTCGGAGATGGAAGCGGAATTGAGGAGGTTAAAAGTGCAATCGGATCAATGGAGGAAAGCTGCTGAGGCAGCTGCAGCTATACTTTCATCAGGAAACAACGGGAAATATGTGGATTCTCCATTATCTGAAGATACAGATGATGACTCGCCCAAGAAGAAGAATGGCAACATGTTGAAAAAGATTGGTGTTTTATTGAAAAAAGGCCAGAAGTAG